The following proteins are encoded in a genomic region of Kineosporiaceae bacterium:
- a CDS encoding Lsr2 family protein gives MPDDFLVAHNPEPDSRLPYLIRIPLGTDGIVLKARELWPRVSKVYCHRADGWPEDAEVIERVPTRSCVRRGAAIDLVLDRGRENRSQLVFTHARGREAIFWQSARTAKQARPAVRTPSARAGGQADVEILVDVHERYAWTFSETQATTAKRALPAGDYAIERDGVVVAAVERKSLADLVATLTGGKMRYLLADLAALPHAAVVVEDRYSQVFALDRVRPAVVADGLAECQARFPSVPIIFAETRKLAQQWTYRFLVACREDASAESLVEARLEDLVSAGPLDPGPALRARVARAVRDASIGPDTAAVRAWAREQGLPVADRGRLRPEVIAAYLARTE, from the coding sequence ATGCCGGACGACTTCCTGGTGGCACACAACCCGGAACCAGACTCCCGGCTGCCCTACCTGATCCGGATCCCCCTGGGCACGGACGGCATCGTGCTGAAGGCCCGCGAGCTGTGGCCACGGGTGAGCAAGGTGTACTGCCACCGGGCTGACGGCTGGCCCGAGGACGCCGAGGTGATCGAGCGAGTGCCGACCCGATCGTGCGTTCGGCGCGGCGCGGCGATCGACCTGGTGCTCGACCGGGGCCGCGAGAACCGCTCGCAACTGGTGTTCACCCATGCTCGCGGCCGCGAGGCGATCTTCTGGCAGAGCGCCCGCACCGCCAAGCAGGCTCGTCCCGCCGTTCGCACCCCGAGTGCCCGGGCCGGCGGGCAGGCCGACGTCGAGATCCTGGTCGACGTGCACGAGCGCTACGCCTGGACGTTCTCCGAGACCCAGGCGACCACCGCCAAACGTGCTCTGCCGGCAGGTGACTACGCCATCGAGCGGGACGGCGTGGTGGTCGCCGCGGTGGAGCGCAAGTCGCTGGCCGACCTGGTCGCCACCCTGACCGGCGGCAAGATGCGCTACCTGCTGGCCGATCTCGCAGCGCTGCCTCACGCCGCAGTGGTGGTCGAGGATCGCTACTCGCAGGTGTTCGCCCTCGATCGCGTCCGCCCGGCCGTGGTGGCCGACGGCCTGGCCGAATGTCAGGCACGGTTCCCGTCGGTGCCGATCATCTTCGCCGAGACCCGAAAACTGGCCCAGCAGTGGACCTATCGATTCCTGGTGGCCTGCCGCGAGGACGCGAGCGCCGAGAGTCTGGTCGAGGCCCGGCTCGAGGACCTGGTCTCCGCCGGGCCGCTCGATCCCGGGCCGGCACTGCGCGCGCGGGTGGCGCGCGCCGTCCGGGATGCCTCGATCGGCCCCGACACCGCCGCCGTGCGCGCCTGGGCGCGCGAGCAGGGTCTGCCGGTGGCGGACCGGGGGCGCCTTCGCCCCGAGGTCATCGCGGCCTACCTGGCCCGCACGGAGTGA
- a CDS encoding HAD-IA family hydrolase, translating to MTVVPIRAVIFDVGTVLVHEEPVERLLDAWHARSGVPVEDLADAIAANDPVDFAVGRVTERHMADELATRFSLTPDQVEAWMADFWDWYCGTSNEMVRSYARSLRPRFRTAILSNSFDGARREEERRLRFQEDFDPIVYSHEVGLAKPDPRVFEYTLKALGCTAREVAYVDDRSENVEAASALGIRAMQHIDTVSTLAWLDRLLDRA from the coding sequence ATGACCGTGGTCCCGATTCGCGCGGTGATCTTCGACGTCGGCACGGTGTTGGTGCACGAGGAGCCGGTGGAGCGGTTGCTCGACGCGTGGCACGCGCGCAGCGGCGTCCCGGTCGAGGACCTGGCCGACGCCATCGCAGCGAACGACCCGGTCGACTTCGCGGTGGGGCGGGTCACCGAGCGGCACATGGCCGACGAGCTCGCGACCCGGTTCAGCCTCACGCCGGATCAGGTCGAGGCCTGGATGGCGGACTTCTGGGACTGGTACTGCGGCACCTCGAACGAGATGGTGCGCAGCTATGCTCGCTCGCTGCGGCCGCGGTTCCGGACGGCGATCCTGAGCAACTCCTTCGACGGCGCCCGGCGGGAGGAGGAGCGCCGGCTGCGCTTTCAGGAGGACTTCGACCCGATCGTGTACTCGCACGAAGTGGGGTTGGCCAAGCCCGATCCCCGGGTGTTCGAGTACACGTTGAAGGCGTTGGGCTGCACCGCCCGCGAGGTGGCCTACGTCGACGATCGGAGCGAGAACGTCGAGGCCGCCTCGGCGCTCGGGATTCGGGCCATGCAGCACATCGACACGGTCAGCACGCTCGCCTGGTTGGATCGATTGCTCGACCGCGCCTGA
- a CDS encoding two-component sensor histidine kinase has translation MASLAFVDLARASAPTRSGAARATVIGAAAGLVLVWLVDLLSLSGTPHRGLWWLPAATGPVAVAYLMVTRRRAWLEWSALLLATASLGLTALTGYTGWAYASWSLVEMFCLWALLVRLARSGHPPARALVFALLLSLAVIALPVRTGLGVGSDVLTFAFLLTLVTAAIAGTATYLRTMDDRRRRALTQVRQAERLQLARDLHDLVAHHVTGIVVQAQAARTIQAQSPDQIEPILARIEHAGLETLQSMRQLVGVLRTEDSASQVRRGDLLVDLAELTAAAARNGGPGAQLDVDHAVRSLHLTEPMCATVIRVVQEGLTNARRHAPGSPARVALTVRADQLSVEVRNPTRPGRAGPPIGGRGGFGLIGLRERVEAVGGRLQAGPDGEREWALIATLPLTPSPT, from the coding sequence GTGGCTAGCCTGGCGTTCGTGGACCTCGCCCGTGCCTCGGCACCGACCCGCAGCGGCGCCGCCCGGGCGACGGTGATCGGCGCGGCCGCCGGGCTCGTGCTGGTGTGGCTCGTCGATCTGCTGTCGCTGTCCGGGACGCCGCACCGCGGGCTCTGGTGGCTCCCGGCAGCGACCGGCCCGGTGGCCGTGGCCTACCTGATGGTCACCCGACGGCGGGCCTGGCTCGAATGGTCGGCGCTGCTGTTGGCCACGGCATCCCTGGGCCTGACGGCACTGACCGGGTACACCGGCTGGGCGTATGCCAGTTGGAGCCTGGTCGAGATGTTCTGTCTGTGGGCTCTGCTGGTGCGCCTGGCCCGTTCCGGGCACCCGCCGGCACGGGCTCTGGTGTTTGCCCTGCTGCTGTCCCTGGCGGTGATCGCCCTGCCGGTTCGCACCGGCCTGGGTGTCGGATCCGACGTCCTGACCTTCGCGTTCCTGCTGACCCTGGTCACCGCGGCCATCGCCGGGACGGCGACCTATCTGCGCACGATGGACGACCGTCGACGCCGGGCGCTCACCCAGGTGCGGCAGGCCGAACGCCTGCAGCTCGCCCGAGACCTGCACGATCTCGTCGCGCACCACGTCACCGGGATCGTGGTGCAGGCGCAGGCCGCCCGCACCATCCAGGCCCAGTCACCCGATCAGATCGAGCCGATCCTGGCCCGGATCGAGCACGCCGGGCTGGAGACGCTGCAGTCGATGCGCCAACTGGTCGGCGTGCTGCGGACCGAGGACTCGGCGTCACAGGTGCGTCGCGGTGACCTCCTGGTCGACCTCGCCGAACTGACCGCGGCCGCCGCGCGCAACGGGGGGCCGGGGGCACAGCTCGACGTCGACCACGCAGTCCGGTCGCTCCACCTGACCGAGCCGATGTGCGCGACCGTGATCCGCGTCGTGCAAGAGGGCCTGACCAATGCGCGCCGTCACGCCCCGGGCAGTCCCGCTCGGGTCGCCTTGACAGTGCGGGCAGACCAGTTGTCCGTCGAGGTGCGCAACCCGACCCGGCCTGGACGCGCGGGACCACCGATCGGTGGCCGCGGCGGGTTCGGCCTGATCGGGCTGCGCGAACGCGTCGAGGCCGTCGGCGGCAGGTTGCAGGCAGGTCCCGACGGCGAGCGTGAGTGGGCCCTGATCGCCACCCTGCCGCTCACGCCATCGCCCACCTGA
- a CDS encoding SGNH/GDSL hydrolase family protein gives MSRIRAARRIAATAAFGGGGLAGLGMAGFGVLVAEAKLARRQIGTPYGKIGPEADGLYGAGSGEPIDVAMLGDSSSVGLGADDPRATPGAVIATGLAALSGRPVRLTVVGVVGAESGQLDAQIDRLLQRIPAPHVAVISIGANDVTHRLAPAVSVRHLDGAVRRLRALGTEVVVGTCPDLGTIKPLAQPLRFVAQRWSRRLAAAQTIVVVEAGGRSVSLGDLLADDFSARPHEMFAADRFHPSEAGYARLAAVLLPSVCAAMGLMPDGGPQRPDVRRGEGVDDVAHAAVRAAASPGTEVSGTEIGGAARGPRGRWAVVLRRRRSEVPEPAASEPDPPTPGDQAIRAHSADAP, from the coding sequence ATGAGCCGAATCCGAGCAGCGCGCCGGATCGCCGCGACCGCGGCCTTCGGGGGCGGCGGCCTGGCCGGACTCGGCATGGCAGGCTTCGGCGTCCTGGTGGCCGAGGCCAAGCTCGCCCGGCGTCAGATCGGAACCCCCTACGGCAAGATCGGCCCCGAGGCCGACGGCCTGTACGGCGCCGGGTCGGGCGAACCGATCGACGTGGCCATGCTCGGCGACTCCAGTTCGGTGGGCCTGGGCGCCGACGACCCCCGGGCCACGCCGGGCGCGGTGATCGCCACCGGTCTGGCGGCCTTGTCGGGCCGGCCGGTGCGGCTGACCGTCGTGGGCGTCGTCGGCGCCGAGTCGGGTCAGCTCGACGCGCAGATCGACCGGCTGCTGCAGCGGATCCCGGCCCCCCACGTCGCCGTGATCTCGATCGGTGCGAACGACGTGACGCATCGCTTGGCCCCCGCGGTGTCGGTGCGCCACCTGGACGGCGCGGTGCGCCGGTTGCGGGCGCTGGGCACCGAGGTGGTGGTCGGCACGTGTCCCGATCTGGGCACCATCAAGCCGCTGGCCCAGCCGCTGCGTTTCGTCGCCCAGCGCTGGAGCCGCCGGCTCGCCGCGGCCCAGACCATCGTGGTGGTGGAGGCGGGCGGCCGCTCGGTCTCGCTCGGCGACCTGCTCGCCGACGACTTCAGTGCACGCCCGCACGAGATGTTCGCCGCCGACCGGTTCCACCCCTCCGAGGCCGGCTACGCCCGCCTGGCCGCGGTGCTGTTGCCCAGCGTCTGCGCGGCCATGGGCCTGATGCCGGACGGCGGACCGCAGCGTCCCGACGTCCGTCGTGGTGAGGGCGTGGACGACGTGGCGCACGCCGCCGTCCGGGCCGCAGCCTCGCCCGGCACCGAGGTGTCCGGCACCGAGATCGGTGGCGCTGCCCGTGGGCCGCGCGGCCGCTGGGCCGTGGTGTTGCGTCGGCGCCGCTCGGAGGTGCCCGAGCCGGCAGCCTCCGAACCAGACCCACCCACCCCCGGTGATCAGGCAATCCGTGCACATTCGGCCGACGCTCCCTGA
- a CDS encoding gamma-glutamyl-gamma-aminobutyrate hydrolase family protein, whose amino-acid sequence MSRPSDGPSRAPVIGLSAYAVPARWGVWDTDAVLVPRAYVDAVVGAGGIPVLLPPLPGLIEPVLERLDALLLIGGPDVDPVRYGAARDANTQPSQPDRDAAELGLLAEAITGELPVLAICRGLQVLNIARGGTLHQHLPDVLGDHDGSPGAGIYGTHPIKVADGSRLAQALGRTALEGVPAYHHQGIDRLADGLVATAWTPDGLIEAAEDPALPFCVGVQWHPEVGQDMSLFRALVAAATTYRHTRRGT is encoded by the coding sequence ATGTCACGCCCCTCTGACGGGCCGTCGCGAGCCCCCGTCATCGGGCTGAGCGCCTACGCGGTGCCGGCCCGATGGGGGGTCTGGGACACCGATGCCGTGCTGGTGCCGCGGGCCTACGTGGACGCTGTTGTCGGCGCGGGTGGCATCCCGGTGTTGTTGCCGCCGCTGCCGGGGCTGATCGAGCCGGTGCTCGAAAGGCTCGACGCGCTGCTGCTGATCGGGGGGCCGGACGTCGACCCGGTCCGCTACGGCGCTGCTCGCGACGCCAACACCCAACCCTCGCAACCCGATCGGGACGCCGCGGAGCTGGGGCTGCTGGCCGAGGCCATCACCGGTGAGCTGCCGGTGCTGGCCATCTGCCGGGGCCTGCAGGTGCTGAACATCGCCCGCGGCGGCACGCTGCACCAGCACCTGCCCGACGTGCTGGGCGACCACGACGGATCACCCGGTGCGGGGATCTACGGCACCCACCCGATCAAGGTCGCCGATGGCAGCCGGTTGGCGCAGGCACTGGGACGCACTGCGCTGGAAGGGGTTCCGGCCTACCACCACCAGGGCATCGACCGTCTCGCCGACGGCCTGGTCGCCACCGCCTGGACCCCGGACGGTCTCATCGAGGCCGCCGAGGACCCGGCGCTGCCGTTCTGCGTCGGCGTGCAGTGGCACCCCGAGGTGGGCCAGGACATGAGCCTGTTCCGGGCGCTGGTCGCGGCGGCCACCACCTACCGCCACACGCGCAGGGGTACGTGA
- a CDS encoding nitroreductase family deazaflavin-dependent oxidoreductase, with the protein MREQVERYQASGGAEANTLRDTGIPIILITCRGRTSGKLRTFALMRVEHDGEYALVASKGGAPEHPVWYHNLLAAPDEVMIQDGPEPFDVRVRELDGAERELWWHRSVAVYPAYAEYQTKTDRQIPVLLATRV; encoded by the coding sequence GTGCGTGAGCAGGTCGAGCGCTACCAGGCCAGCGGTGGCGCCGAGGCGAACACGTTGCGCGACACCGGGATCCCGATCATCTTGATCACCTGCCGGGGCCGCACGAGCGGCAAGTTGCGCACCTTCGCGCTGATGCGCGTGGAGCACGACGGCGAGTACGCCCTGGTGGCCTCCAAGGGCGGGGCGCCGGAGCACCCGGTCTGGTACCACAACCTGCTCGCCGCGCCCGACGAGGTCATGATCCAGGACGGGCCGGAGCCGTTCGACGTCCGGGTGCGCGAGCTGGACGGCGCCGAGCGCGAGCTCTGGTGGCACCGCTCGGTCGCGGTGTACCCGGCGTATGCCGAGTACCAGACCAAGACCGACCGGCAGATCCCGGTGTTGCTGGCCACCCGGGTCTGA
- a CDS encoding response regulator transcription factor, whose protein sequence is MDRTPTRVLIADDQEMVRMGFRLILAAQPDLEVVGEVGDGAACVAAARRLRPDVCLVDVRMPALDGLEVTRLLAGPGVVDPIPVVVVTTFDQDDYLEGALRNGACGFLLKDAGPNLLIEAVRAAARGDALISPAVTVRLLQRLQPIGPPTDQYSPAGAGAAGGALSERELDVVRLVAVGRTNHEICDALYVSLSTVKTHLGNVQAKLGVRNRVEIAAWAWRHGVVRGD, encoded by the coding sequence ATGGACCGGACCCCAACTCGGGTGCTGATCGCCGACGACCAAGAGATGGTCCGGATGGGTTTTCGCTTGATCCTGGCCGCACAGCCCGACCTCGAGGTGGTCGGTGAGGTCGGCGACGGGGCCGCCTGCGTCGCAGCGGCTCGCCGGCTGCGGCCGGACGTGTGCCTGGTCGATGTGCGCATGCCGGCCCTGGACGGCCTGGAGGTCACCCGGCTGCTGGCCGGCCCGGGCGTGGTCGACCCGATCCCCGTCGTGGTGGTCACGACCTTCGATCAGGACGATTACCTCGAGGGTGCCCTGCGCAACGGTGCCTGCGGCTTTCTGCTCAAGGACGCCGGCCCCAACCTGCTGATCGAGGCGGTCCGGGCGGCGGCCCGGGGGGACGCCCTGATCTCACCTGCCGTGACCGTCCGGTTGTTGCAGCGACTGCAGCCGATCGGCCCGCCCACCGACCAGTACAGCCCTGCCGGTGCCGGTGCTGCCGGTGGCGCGCTCAGCGAACGGGAACTGGACGTCGTCCGGCTGGTGGCGGTCGGTCGGACCAACCACGAGATCTGCGACGCGCTGTACGTGTCGCTGTCGACGGTGAAGACCCACCTGGGCAACGTCCAGGCCAAGCTGGGGGTGCGCAACCGGGTCGAGATCGCCGCCTGGGCCTGGCGACACGGCGTGGTCCGAGGCGACTGA
- a CDS encoding DUF418 domain-containing protein encodes MRRLLALGAIGAAHQVVHPGEALVPYAAIGLVVLLPATLLPTTAATTSLIATGGLLLLGGGIAVFGGGLVIIPGLFLIGLALARSGIVHSSICTRALAVTLVLSAPVAVAATWWQRDLMWSTQKLAETVAAAAGIITAVAYSCAVLLLVLRGPARRAVSAILEPLGRMALTNYLGATVLVLTVGPLLGLRDSASWGTALLLTVAILIGQAVFSAARLSRFRFGPAEWVLRCITWWQIVPLTRAVDDPDVGRSLPHSVRAR; translated from the coding sequence GTGCGTCGGTTACTGGCCCTCGGCGCGATCGGCGCCGCCCATCAGGTCGTCCACCCTGGTGAGGCGTTGGTGCCCTATGCCGCCATCGGCCTGGTCGTGTTGCTGCCGGCCACCTTGCTGCCCACGACCGCAGCGACCACCAGCCTGATCGCCACGGGCGGGTTGCTGCTGCTCGGCGGCGGGATCGCCGTCTTCGGTGGTGGATTGGTGATCATCCCCGGCCTGTTCCTCATCGGGCTGGCGCTGGCCCGCAGCGGCATCGTTCACTCCTCGATCTGCACACGTGCGCTGGCCGTCACGCTGGTGCTCAGCGCTCCGGTGGCCGTGGCTGCCACCTGGTGGCAGCGCGACCTGATGTGGTCGACCCAGAAGCTGGCGGAGACCGTCGCCGCCGCGGCCGGGATCATCACCGCAGTGGCCTACAGCTGCGCCGTGCTGCTGCTCGTGCTGCGTGGCCCGGCGCGGCGCGCGGTGTCGGCCATCCTGGAACCGCTCGGCAGGATGGCGCTGACCAACTACCTGGGCGCCACCGTTCTCGTGCTGACCGTCGGCCCCTTGCTGGGGCTGCGCGACTCGGCCAGCTGGGGCACCGCACTGCTCCTCACCGTCGCCATCCTGATCGGGCAGGCCGTGTTCAGCGCCGCCCGGCTGAGCCGCTTCCGCTTCGGCCCTGCTGAGTGGGTGCTGCGGTGCATCACCTGGTGGCAGATCGTCCCGCTCACCCGTGCCGTCGACGACCCGGACGTGGGCCGCTCGCTACCTCATTCCGTGCGGGCCAGGTAG